One window of the Tachypleus tridentatus isolate NWPU-2018 chromosome 10, ASM421037v1, whole genome shotgun sequence genome contains the following:
- the LOC143231115 gene encoding ADP-ribosylation factor-like protein 16 yields MILCVGPKGCGKTLLLKRLQLECFPKNEITSEEIIPTTVPTVGINITTIKLSKKVDITVCELGGAMAPIWPCHFLQCRGLMFVIDASNAMQISAACIQLLEIVAHESLQTAQILIILNKIDVPVTTSIMEIKDVLRLEQVKQHAKQSIGTVEVSAFSGIGIENIRKWLLKFQ; encoded by the coding sequence ATGATTCTGTGTGTTGGACCTAAAGGATGTGGGAAAACTCTTCTTCTGAAGAGGTTGCAGTTGGAGTGTTTTCCAAAAAATGAAATCACCTCTGAAGAAATCATTCCTACCACTGTCCCTACAGTTGGAATTAACATAACTACAATAAAACTATCAAAGAAAGTTGATATTACAGTTTGTGAACTTGGTGGAGCAATGGCACCTATTTGGCCTTGTCACTTTTTACAGTGCCGAGGATTGATGTTTGTAATAGATGCAAGCAATGCCATGCAGATAAGTGCTGCCTGCATTCAGTTACTTGAAATAGTTGCCCATGAATCATTACAAACTGCtcagattttaattattttaaataaaattgatgtgCCAGTTACAACTAGTATTATGGAAATTAAGGATGTTCTTCGCTTAGAACAAGTGAAGCAACATGCTAAACAGAGTATAGGCACTGTTGAAGTGAGTGCCTTTTCTGGAATAGGTATTGAAAATATCAGGAAGTGGTTGCTTAAATTTCAGTAG
- the LOC143231116 gene encoding uncharacterized protein LOC143231116 — MREITRLEVEKHSFEEDAWIIFKDKVYDVTPYISQHPGGLALLRYAGQDATKAIVEQPAHKVVPNFIVRLLEKYLIGKLSNCSLDVNT, encoded by the exons ATGAGGGAAATTACCAGACTGGAAGTTGAAAAGCACAGTTTTGAAGAAGATGCTTGGATCATATTTAAAGATAAG GTTTATGACGTAACACCTTACATCAGTCAACACCCTGGAGGGTTAGCATTACTTAGATATGCAGGACAAGATGCTACAAAAGCCATTGTAGAACAACCAGCTCATAAAGTCGTTCCAAACTTTATTGTTCGATTGCTAGAGAAATATCTTATTGGCAAACTGAGCAATTGCTCTTTAGATGTAAACACTTGA